A stretch of DNA from Tautonia rosea:
CGGCTCTTTTTGCGAGGCGAGCTTCTTCGCGAGTTTCTTCGGCAGTCCCTGTTCCGTCAACAACTCCTGAAGATCCACAGCAACAAGCAACTTCCCATCAGCCGTGATCCGGAAGGGCGTTCCAGGAATCGGGATGCTTGTGTTGTCTTCTTCTTCTCTCGTTGCTGGATCTTGTTTGGGCCTATCGGCTCGGCCGCCGCGGCCGAATTCCCGGGCCTGGGGCTCTGAAGATTCTGGAACGCCAAAAGGGTCGAGTTCTAAAGAAAATGGGACGCCCCTTGGTGGTCCCTCAAAAGATTCTGGGACAGCTCGACGCGAATTCTGGGACGCCTTGTTCCCAGCCTTGCTCGGTCGTTCCGGAGCATTGCGAAGGATCTTGTAGGCGGTTGCCTTGCCAGGTGACTTGCTTGTGGCCAGCAGGCCCGCCCGGGTTAGCTCCGCAATGGCGTCGAGCACGGTCTGGCGGCTCATTCCGCCTTGTTTGGCGATCGTTCGGATGCTCGGGTACGCCCAGCCGGTGCCGAAGTCCGCATACAGGCCAATGACGAGATAGACTTTGATCGCCGAACCGCCGAGCGATCGAAACGCTTCGGAGCGGAGCAGGTCATGCTCGACGCGGAAGAAGTACCA
This window harbors:
- a CDS encoding helix-turn-helix domain-containing protein produces the protein MDWYFFRVEHDLLRSEAFRSLGGSAIKVYLVIGLYADFGTGWAYPSIRTIAKQGGMSRQTVLDAIAELTRAGLLATSKSPGKATAYKILRNAPERPSKAGNKASQNSRRAVPESFEGPPRGVPFSLELDPFGVPESSEPQAREFGRGGRADRPKQDPATREEEDNTSIPIPGTPFRITADGKLLVAVDLQELLTEQGLPKKLAKKLASQKEPQDVAKVLLNALFLQSQGKLQNGPGYIRAGIEDGYELLPQVATKLEVRRRQLEEHLRSVAVRRDRERRDEQRESEEEAISLLIERLHPEELQRLVDHAVDELPEPIVRRNPTLSNPFVRGKVYELAGGEPLN